GCCCTGATTGGCGTTCAACAGGATGATCGGGCGGATACCCCATTTTTTGCATGCCTGCAGGGCTGCGCGCAGCGAAGGAGAGGTTAGAGACTCGTCCTCATAGTTGAGGTTACCCCAACCAACCTCAATCCGGGTGAGCTTGATGCCGTGCCTGGCCAGATGCTCAAGGACAAGGTCCGCGTTATCGGGGCTGCTTAGGACCACGCCGAGCCCGTTGAGGAAACGGTTGGCCGGGACGGTTTCGAGGTAGGCGCGCCAGGGTTGAATCCAGTGGGAGCGGGCGCCAAACGGAATGTCGAGCTGATAATTGGGGTCGGTGTAGGCTGAGGCCAACGTACCGGAATGCATCGGGCACGCCGTTGCGGAGAATAGAGTAGCGATAAGGCGGCTAATGCGCAGACGCCGGCGAAGTGGCGCCTGTGCCAAGCGGGGAGCGGCCGGACCGGCAATCGATTGTTGTGGGACCATATTCGTCAGTGGCTTGGAACGCAGGTGGAAGCTCAAAGTCTGCCGTACATGGCCCCTGAAGCCACGGCTGGCGTTGACGGCGAGAGCCGTTGCAATGACGTGATCGTCATTCGGGTCCCGGCAGGCCGGCCCGATTTCAGGCAAGCGGACCAGGGAACACATTCCCGGCTGCTTCCAGATCGGCGCACCACGCCACGACCGCCGTCTCATCATGGCCGTAGGCCTTCCGCAGCCGGGGCGAGAGCAGCGCGGTTTTGGTTTCTTCGAGTAGGAGCGGTGACAGGTGCATGACGAATGCGCCTTGGCCCGCCAGCTTCAATATCCACCCCGGAACGCTTCGGGGAAACAGGAAGGCGCTCACCAGCACCGAGGCGTCAACGACGGCGCTTGCGGGCATGGGAAGCTCTGGCTTCGTCAACGGCAGCCAGAATCTCGGCTTCCTGTTCAGGGGTGGGTTCGCGCCCGGAAATGCTCACCGGACGCAGCAGGATCGCGCCGCTTTCGGTGACTTCGGCCTCCAGATAATCGCCTTCTTCCAGCCGGGCCGCTTCTCGGATATCGCGGGGGAGGGTAATTTGCGCTGCCCGCCGGACCTTCACGAGCGCCAAAGGCGAGCCTTCCGGGTGCAGATGGTCTGACATAGGGAGCTACCTTTCAAATTACGAATTTATCATAACATCTTTGGCCGTTGGGGTCAACAAGCGCGAACCCTCGGCATCCCGCTGCCTGCTGATACACTATGTATATGAAGCGTATCAAACAGGCTTCCGGGCCGTCGCCGGCCGGCATGCAGCTTTACGACCAGGACGGCCGTGCGCACGCCGGTGTGAAAATCCGGTAGCTGGAGCCTTCAATGACGACTGTTTCGGCATGATGGAGCAGCCGGTCAAGGACGGCCGCGGTGATGGTGCGCTTCGCCGTTAAAAGTCGCCGGCCATTGTTTGAAGGCCTTGTTGGAAGTGAGGACGATCGACCCGCGTTCGTAGCGTTGGCTGATGACTTGGAAGAGCAGGTCGGCGCCGCGTTGATCGGTGGGGAGATAGCCAACCTCATCCAGCACCAGTAAGGCGGGCGACAGGTAACGTCTGAGCTGGGGTTTGAGCGTGCCTTGCGCCTGGGCGGCGCTCAAGGTGTTAATGACGTATGGACAGATCGGCCGGCGCCAACGGCCCACTATGACGCAATTCCCGAAGCATCAGTCAGCGTTATGCGCCCGGCGTCGCCACCGCTTGCACCCGGCGTTTCGGAACCATAAACTCACTGTGATGCCGCTTACCATCGAGCTCTGCGCCTCAGAGGAGCAAACGGCCTTCAATTTGCATCGTTGGGCCGAAATCCAGGCCGACCCGGAACTCCGGCGTCTGCCCCACCGAATTGAAACGGACCGGCACGGTCGCATCCTGATGAGCCCACCCCCTGCCCCCGCGCACGGCAACCGCCAGAGCCGTACCGCCGCCCTCCTGATCGATCTACTTGCCGAGGGCCAGGTTGTAACCGAATGCCCGCTGTCGACCTCCGACGGCGTTAAAGCGATCGATGTGGCCTGGCTGGCACCAGGCCGTGAGGCCGAGGTGGAGTCCTCCATCTGCTTGATGCGCGCCCCGGAGGTCTGCGTCGAGATCATCTCGCCCTCTAATACCGGCGCAGAGATTGATGAAAAGGTCGCCTTGTATTTTGAGGCCGGTGCCCGCGAGGTCTGGCTATGCGGGCTGGATGGGAAGCTCACCTTTCACATCGGCTCGGCCGGAAACTGCCGTGCCTCCTGGACTTTGTGCCCGCAGTTCCCGACGGCGGTTCCACGTGCCGACCCCACCCGGTCGCCCGGATGCCGGGCCTCTTGCCAACAATCGCAGTAGACTAGTCTGGACGGGTCGATTACATGGAGTGCTATGGCCCAAGAGACTTTGGTGGGAGCCTACGAAGCGAAGACCCGACTCCCTCAACTCCTTGACCGAGTCGAGGACGGTGAGATTATCGTAATCACCAGGCATGGCAGGCCGGTGGCCAAGCTCATACCGGCCTCGGCCGAGAAGGTTCGACCCGACGTACAGCAAGCCATCAAAGAGATGCTCGAATTTCGGGACAAGCACGGCCCGCGCCTCCAAGGCCTAAGCCTTCGGGAGCTGATCGAAGAGGGACGGCGTTACTAGCTGAAGGGGTTCCCATGTCCCAAGAGGTCAGGGGCCGATTCATCCTGGATACGTCGCTAACCCTGGCGTGGTACTTCGCCGATGAGGCCAACCCCTACGCGGATGCTGTCGCTCAGAAGTTTGCCTCGGCTGAAGCCATCGTCCCCTCACTTTGGCCGCTCGAAGTCGCTAACGCCCTGCTGATGGGCGAGCGGCGAAAGCGGAGCACCGCAGCCCAAGCGTCAACCTTTTTGGCTCGCTTGGGCACGCTTCCCATCGTCATCGATCATGAGACAGACGCTCGGGCGTGGAGCGATACCATTAGCCTCGCTCGGGCTCATAACCTCTCGACTTACGACGCGGCTTATCTCGAACTCGCGATGCGGCGAGGACTGCCGCTGGCCTCACTTGATGAGAAGCTTAAAGCCGCGGCGACTGCCGTTGGCGTCGGTCTGTATTCGCTGCCGTGACCGGCCTGTGGCCCGGCTCGCACCGGGCCGTGAGGCCGAGGTGGAGTCCTCGGCCGGTGCCCGCGAGGTCTGGCTATGCGCGCTGGATGGGACGCTCAGCTTTCACCTCGGCTCAGCTGGGAATCGCTGCGCCTCCTCGACTTTGTGCCCGCAGTTCCCGGCGGCGGTTCCACGGGTAAACCGGTCGGAACGGGTGATGGGTGGCTCCGCCGCAGCCGCTGAATCTGTGTTAATCTGTGTAATCTGTGGATGGATCTCTGTTCTGCGTAATCTGTGGATCCACTAACCGGGACGGCACGGATCCCACTTTCGGGACGCCGGTCAGGTCCGCTTCGTAGCGCTCAAGGGACTCCGCCCGGCTCGGCTGAGCTCGCTAATCCCTAAATTCCTTGATGTCAGCCGGTTACGTTCAGGATGATTATCCGGTTACGTTCTCCCGGGCTGCGCGGAGGGGCTTGGCACGGCTTAAGCAGTCACTCTCAATCGTTATGAGCGCCGCCCTTTCCGCTTCCAACCCGCTGGCCGCCTTCGCTCTTCCCGACCTGCCCCGTCGGTCGCCCCGGACCTCGATCATCCTGGCCGAACTGGCCCGCCAGCGCCGTCAGGAACGCTGTCGGCGCCGCCAAGTCCGAGCCCGGCGGGCGGCCTGGCTGTTCTGGCTGGACCGGCGGCCGTTTGACTCGGCGCGCGTGCCGCAACAACCCCTGCCCGGGCTGGTTTTCGCGGGCGGCATGCTGCAGGTCTGCGTCACACCACGGGCACGGCGATTTGGCGGGCACAACGACTGAGTTCACACGGCGAACACGGCGAGCCACGGCGACCACGGCGGAAAGAAGAAAGAGTTCGGGGTTCGGAGTGGCATCGTGGGGGGTGGGTGCGAGTGTCGGCCTTAGAGTTACCGCCAGGTCCTCTTAATCTGTGTCAATCTGTGTAATCTGTGGATGCTTTCCTCTTTTCTGCGTGTTCTGCGGATGATTTAGTCGTTCCGCCGTGTTCGCCGTGGTCGCCGTGTGAACTCTTACGTTGTGCCCGCCTTTTCGCTGTGCCCACCGTGTGACCGTGTGAACTCTTACGCTGTGCCCGCCACACCCGCCGTGCCCGTGGTGTGCCCGACACCTCCCGATCATTCCCACCGAGCGATTTAGTCGCCGGCTGACCTCAACCGCCGCTCCGGGGCAAAGACCGGCTCAGCCGCCTTGAAATCCGGTATCGCGCGACTTGCACCGGATGATATCAATGCTATCATTGGTCAATGGCCCAGCTGCTGGTGCGGGATTTGGAAGACGAAGTGGTCGTTGCCCTGCGTTCAAAGGCGGCTGAAGAGGGTACCTCGGTCGAAGAGGCCCATCGTCGTGTGCTGCGTGATTTTGCCGGCCGGCGCGGGCGCCAACGGAACGACTTCAAAACCTTT
Above is a genomic segment from Verrucomicrobiota bacterium containing:
- a CDS encoding PIN domain-containing protein — protein: MPASAVVDASVLVSAFLFPRSVPGWILKLAGQGAFVMHLSPLLLEETKTALLSPRLRKAYGHDETAVVAWCADLEAAGNVFPGPLA
- a CDS encoding AbrB/MazE/SpoVT family DNA-binding domain-containing protein, coding for MSDHLHPEGSPLALVKVRRAAQITLPRDIREAARLEEGDYLEAEVTESGAILLRPVSISGREPTPEQEAEILAAVDEARASHARKRRR
- a CDS encoding ATP-binding protein gives rise to the protein MSAAQAQGTLKPQLRRYLSPALLVLDEVGYLPTDQRGADLLFQVISQRYERGSIVLTSNKAFKQWPATFNGEAHHHRGRP
- a CDS encoding Uma2 family endonuclease, encoding MPLTIELCASEEQTAFNLHRWAEIQADPELRRLPHRIETDRHGRILMSPPPAPAHGNRQSRTAALLIDLLAEGQVVTECPLSTSDGVKAIDVAWLAPGREAEVESSICLMRAPEVCVEIISPSNTGAEIDEKVALYFEAGAREVWLCGLDGKLTFHIGSAGNCRASWTLCPQFPTAVPRADPTRSPGCRASCQQSQ
- a CDS encoding type II toxin-antitoxin system prevent-host-death family antitoxin, with translation MAQETLVGAYEAKTRLPQLLDRVEDGEIIVITRHGRPVAKLIPASAEKVRPDVQQAIKEMLEFRDKHGPRLQGLSLRELIEEGRRY
- a CDS encoding type II toxin-antitoxin system VapC family toxin, with translation MSQEVRGRFILDTSLTLAWYFADEANPYADAVAQKFASAEAIVPSLWPLEVANALLMGERRKRSTAAQASTFLARLGTLPIVIDHETDARAWSDTISLARAHNLSTYDAAYLELAMRRGLPLASLDEKLKAAATAVGVGLYSLP
- a CDS encoding plasmid stabilization protein; its protein translation is MAQLLVRDLEDEVVVALRSKAAEEGTSVEEAHRRVLRDFAGRRGRQRNDFKTFLLSFPEGDLDEVFERQRNVPRQVDLA